In Aedes albopictus strain Foshan chromosome 3, AalbF5, whole genome shotgun sequence, the genomic window ttagtgaaaataatgttgaaatcattaaaaaacacctttgtgcaaatgcaaatttgaaaaattaagttatttgttggaGAActcaactgttctttaaaatatcaagacaattgaaaggaaatataaaaaaatggagtacaatatgctatactctgaaggaagttggtaaaaatcattagaacagttcatttaatctAATAAACAAAgtttatttataatttctgaaacagtctattagtatcaaccttgaccagaactttatgAACTTACTTTGTTGTCGATGCGGAACAAATGCGGTTCCCTTGACCCATTGCAAACCCGAGAATCCTTTCGGAAGACTCCTGTAACGCTGCGGAACACTCCTGGGATGCTTCTGGAAACCCAATGGAACGTCCATGAGACTACCTGTAATGTCACTTGACACCTTtgatatttcactaaaacccctggAGCGCTTCTAACACTTCTAAAGCCCCATGAACCCCCTGTAACACTGCTGGAACGCTCGTGAAACCCCAGGAACTTCCCTAGAACGCCTCGGAAACCCCAAGATCGCTCCTGAAACATCCCTTGAACGCTCTGGAatgccctggaacgcccctgggcactatgggccagaaatcaaaatttcgcgacaaaattcaaaaaagttgttttttttaagatctatcaattttcgtatatgtatgattgtttgggctatgtttgattgtaaaccgactgattttttggatttgtaacaaaattgtatcgtttttgtatgcagaaacttcttataagcgaaaattctctttaagtttaaattacaattttacaatgtttactctaattgtacagtttatttgccaatttgttcaaaaagtagaagtattcgaccgtatCCGACAAGTAACCGATCTAGGAAGCTAGTTGAGGCTCTTCTTTTTCGGATGCTATCGGACTTCTTTGCGAGAAACCAAGACATAATGATTTAAGCAcatgcgttaattttacaatgttttacgctgtgctttAATAATCATCCACTCTTAGATAGACTTTTACCATTACGGCGCAATCTCTTTatagcttgcgaaacaatacacatagcaacatatgtactactattattctggaaggtatcgtttcaggtaagactgtgattgtagacgtttaaatcaatatcacacacttactcaaagtgcaaagtttcggtacatcaattcgtgtggtcaattatgatttttaataatctcaatttatgtatatatgtcatgtatgtatagtttttggtgaaaaaattcgctgcttagatatttcagatgtccggcatttggcAGAATGcacttggccgaattatgttcaaaataattcagagtctcttttcacattctagctgccaatttgatcatcattaatttttccttcttccttcCTTCAATCATTGACTGTTCTTTCTTATTTTACAATTCAGGGATttagttggcgttaaaactgtcaatattttatcagagatttttccttcttttaatcaaaggggattattttgagttatactaACGTGGTGTACAGTGGCACGATTGTTTCTTCTTCAGCCAAGCGGCATTCAtccaaatgacgttcggccaaatggcgttcgaccaaacGGCAATCAGCCAATTGGCACTCGATCAAATGACTTGGAATCGGTATTTGATCAATAAATGGTGTTCGTTCTTCGATCATATGTACAAGTGgaatggatatatttgcgattagGGAAAAGATTTTATTTTCCTTATAAcatttaaaatgccgtgtcattgataggctcggtagctaagtcggtaaagtacttgtgtagcatataagggtcgtgagttaaaatctcgagctgtggatttgttcctaatttcactaataatgtatccatctatacatatgtatgtacgttgagtttatttaaaattctaattttgattgatataccgaaactttgcacattgagtctgtggtcttgatttaaaagcttagaatcacatttatatttgaaacaaaaccttccagagttgtttgttgctttgtatattgtttcacaagccataaagtcatagcgtcgtaatggcaatagtggatgattattgaagcacagcgtgaaatagggtctgggaccatttcggcaggagcacctattttgggcacttgctgctataactcagtcaattttgatccgattgccttgatttttgagacacgatcagataggcaGGGTATCTAACCATGttaaaaaattcaagtcaatcggtttgaaattgactgcgctataacagcaagtgcccaaaataggtgctcctgcccaaattgtCTTAGACCCTATTGTAAAATTTAAGCAAGCACTAAAATAACTCTAACTTggcttcccgcaaattcccgcaaaaaagtgcggtagcattcgaaaaagaagagtctaaactagcatcctagaccggttgcatgtcgaatacggtcgaatactcctactttttgaacacattggcaaataaaccgtaaaatttgagtaaatattgtaaaatttatttttaaacttaaaagcatcgcaatttgtgcatcaaatatgcaaaatatactaaatttacttttaggaaatgtatgatttatattttttaaacacatttttcaccacaaatcacatttttcttaatattggttaaaattgggaattttcgctcataagaagtttctccatacaaaacacGATACAATTTTgatacaaatcgaaaaaatcagtcggtatataatcaaacatagcccaaacaatcatacaaatatgaaaattgattgatcttagaaaaacaacttttttgacttttgtcgcgaaattttgatttctggcccatagtgctggGCCCCCTTTAGTGCCTGAAATACGCGGTAACACCCttgtaacacccctgaaaccttttgcaaacccctggaacgctctgGAAGGTCCCTCTAGATCACACTTAAACTCCATGAAATTCCTTGGAACACCTCTGAACCGCCTCCGAGGACTTCCAGAAGGCCCATGAAACTtgtaacagggtgtctactacctggaaaaacctggcaaaccgggaatcctcaggatattttatttaacaggaaaaacctggaataatcAGGGGATATCGTGAACACTAAGGGAACTAATAAAACCGATAAAAAGTAAAAAATAACGAATTCTattacttgtagatctactcagaaATAGAGTCCACAGAGTTTACCACATCTTGGGTATAAATACAAAAGTTTTCGATTATTTAGTGTTAGTGTATCCATCTAGAAAATCGGCTAcaatgattttttccaaaaagttcgTCAGGGTTTCTTCTGGgttttctttggaaatacctcttgaaattaATCCCAGGGTTTTTACAAAACTCCTTCCGTATTTTTTCTTAGCATTTGTCTTGGTATACCTTTTCGAAATCTTTCCGGAGATTGTTTCggattcctaccagcatttttccaagactcaaacatttctttccgggattctttcttgaaaatcttccaggattcagaAATTCCGATAGATTCAATCTTCTGTTTTTTTACGGGGATcatacagaatttctctagagggtTTTCCAATACATATTGCTCCCAGAGTTTCTGTGGGTTTCTACtaggatttatcccgagatctccacaGAGGTTTTCTCAGGATATACCGCAGATATTGTCGCGgattttctcttagagtttctctcgggattgctCTTTGGAGGAGttattcctaagatttctactaaagctcctcctagggttttaaagagattttgacaaattttctgcagagattctagtgatttcttcaagaaatttgcgATAGCTTTCAGAGTTTCTCTTtgtatttctacagaagtttaagTTGGTATATTTCCCAAAGATTCTCGCGCGATATCTTTTGAAGTTtgacctgagatttctctcggagtttcttctGGTGTTGATCCTGATATGTTTCTCGGAGATTTccagaatttatcctggactttatCCCAGATTTTTTAGacagtcttctgggatttctacaggtgctactgctggtatttctcatggtgttcgtcccgtgattttgtttttttttttttaatttcaagaaatcctgagagaaactgggaCTTTTCGGAAAATTTTTTTTGGGACTAATCCCAGGAGGATATATTGCAGTAATTTAAGAAGGAActcttacttaccgatcaggctaaggccgtggttttcctctgctgtacatataagccgtctccattccactcagtccatgactgtttgtctcaagttccgcattctgcgtagggtccgcagatcgtcctccacttggtccactttcgttcgaaaactccaagggcgcgttggtcctctgcacgtggggtccatgtttcgtgcccatagaggacgaccggtctaatcagcgttttgtagatggttaacttcgtgttacggcgaactgtaTTTGATCGTAGAATTCTGCAGAGTTTCCTGCCACaaggcgcctctgaatttctctggtggtgtcgttgtcggcggtcaccagtgagcccaagtacatcaaccgttaatccccgctcttctaagtacaccctctaaagcaatgttgaacagcaagcacgaaagaccatcatcttgccgtaaccctctgcgagattcgaagggactcgagagtgtccctgatactcgaactacgcacatcgctcgatccatcgtcgccttgatcaatcgtatcagtttatccgggaatccgtattcgtgcataatctgccatagctgttctcgatcgattgtatcatacgccgaattgaaatcgatgaacaagtgatgtgtgggcacgttgtattcgcggcatttctgcaacacctggcggatggcgaacatctggtccgttgtgctaacgtaagaacttgaTAATAGACATAGAACACGACTGTATACAGTATACTGTCATATAAGTAGGTTTCTGGGCGGATGTGCGGGTATATAGATGGGCACACTTTTCGATTTATTCTGTCAACCGGTGTAATCATAAGGCGTTCTTTCCAGATCAGTGAAACTTTAAGATGCAAATACACAAGGTCAAAAACTGGAGCAAAATTTCATCATGTGACCCCGTGTACTTGCAACCCTGGTATCTGCAACGGCGATTCTAATTCGTAGTACCGTTTTGTCGGTTGTCTTTATTTATTGCAATTCGAAAACACGTAATTGGGTTTAGAGTTGTCTGTGTGCTCTGCAAGATGCACTCTTTCGGTAAATTCACTAGCTTCCTCCCCGGTTACATCATTTCTTGTGTTTTGCTGAATTGAGTGTTTTTTTTGTCTGGTTACAAGAATTTGTTGTAATATCGATTACGTTTACGATTTCAGataatcaattcaatttatttttctaaacAGCCACCGGTCGAAGATGCTTATTGATGGTTAGTCACACTTCAAATCTTCAACTAGGGTTGTAATTTTCTGTTCAAATTCACTAGGATAGCTAGGAGATGGAATGTGGTTTacttatttttatctgcttaaaGTGGGTAGGTTTCTTTCGGTTCTTGTCTGATTTCCGGTAGATATCAATGTGTTTTTGTTTTGTGAATAACGACGCTTTATTTCGAAGCATTTATGATATATATTTTCAAAGACAATTTTCTGTTTTACTTCTTAGAGTGCATTCATCGGAATTTCGATTAGTAGTGATAATTGTTTGCTTTCTGTTTGGAATTTATCTTTCGCTATGATTTCTGACTAGTGTGAGTTGGAACTAAAGGTATAGAATTATTGTTCTGCGCTGTTGTTTTTGCATCCCACTGTCGGTTGCATTTTAATGGTTGAAACGCGTTACACACTAAATATGTTCTGTTTATATTTAAGTCAAATTTGTATGTCAGTTTCACTAACTTTGTATTCATGTCACTTACACAACGAAGGCAATGAACAAAATCTGCAATTCAATAACTGTAACATTTTCTTCACTTTTCATCAGCTGAGTTTTGTCGTAACAACTGAAACGGAATGATAGCTCCgcgttaaacaaaaaataaaacaaaacttgcTCGTGCTACAATCTGATAAAGTACCTCTCTTTGTCATCTTTCTTTCTGTGAATCATATTTCCCCCATTTATGTAAAGTCTTTTTACTTAATTCTAGAGCATTCAATATAATCGATAGTATATAAGATTGGAAACTAGGAGTTAAAACGATTGCAATTCTACAACACGTTCGCTGTCCGCATTTGTATTAGATCACGCGCACGTCCATCGATTAGAAGGTAAATTTACCTTTTCTCTTGCTGCTTGTCCCACGTTCTGTGTGTAATATCCTAACAAATATCCCCTTCGAGTCGAGCAAAGTCTGCTGCTGTTAGTAGTTGTAGTTTTTTTAGTAATATATTTTTGCTTGATAGAGTAAGATGGGGTTGAACGCGTCCTTTGCTGTGGAAATTTATCGTAGATCGGGATTATCGTTGGCTTGCTTTTTGATTCTCAGCAGGATGGTGGTGTACCACTGATCCAACCGGGAAATGCTATCGTAATCCTTGACCGCCTCGGTGAAACCGTCCACGTTCTGCTCCTCCAGGTGTTCGCACAGCGTCTGTTCGGGAGAAATGTAATCAGTACTCACAAAGAAGTTGGACTCTTGGGATTATAATGAGAAGAGAAAGTAGGATACAAGAGTTTGCTATCTCAACAGGGAAGTACACTGAAGCCATAATGACCTTAGTGCTTCTTCACCCGTATAGGACAGCATTACCCAACGTCAACACCATGCGAACCGTCGAAACTCACCTTGACCAGTTTGTACTCCCGCGAGTCCTGGAACGCCGGGTACTGTTGTGCGTACTTTTCGAGGGCGTGCTGAGCGTTCAGCAGGTCGACGCTGAGGTGGCAGAGCGCGGCCCGGAAGAAGTACTCCTTGGCGCTGTACTTGAGCAGGGAGCTGTCCAGACAGGAGCCCGCGACCTGTTCGTAGATCTGGATGGCCTTCTCGTAGTCCTCGAGCTGGGCCGCGTACTGGGCGACCTTCAGCATGCACTTGTTGGCCGAGCTGGTCGACTCTTCGCCCTTGAAGTAATCGGCTGCTTGCTCGTAGTGCTGTACGGCACGTTGCTGAAGAAAAACAAATCCCATATTAATTGGCTTTCAAAGAACTAATTTTGATCAACCTACCAAATCATTTGCTTCGTTCTCGTACATCTCAGCAATGCTCTGGTGGTGCTTGGCAGCCATGGTGAACCGACCCATGTCGGTGTAGATGTCGATGGCTTTCAGCAGACAGCTAACGGCTTCATTTGGATCGGTCTTGAAACAAATTCAGAAGTCAGAACGCGGAAAACGTTGTGCTTTTCCCTTCATGACAACTCACCTTCTTATAACAATTGGACGCATCGACAAAGTTGGTGGCCGCATCGTGACGGCTGCCGGCCTTGGCATGGAGATTGGCGGCTTCGCAGAATGCAGACCCGGCCTGGGCCCACTTCTTGGCCATCTTGAACATGTTGGCCGCCCGTTGGTAGCATTCTACGGCTTCTTCTACCTTGTTAGAGCCACTCCTGGAACGAGGAAAAAGATTTCAAAACATGCGGTTTAGTTAGGTCGATGGCAAATATGTGCTCATGATCTGAATTTACATTAGAGTTAAATATCTTTAGAATCCAAACATGACCGCCACAATGGTTGCCGTATGTCCTACATTTCACGAGCAGTAATTAACTGTGCaatatttgagcacgatcggttgcccctgggcttggattatatcttccaggaagctttgatttcaggcatgtggtcgatggcctttgcagcaatgattggaatagctgaatgtataatcaatggcaaacaattctgtaagaatcagatcttcaagtcatctgatatagttatactgatcatgacgctgcatagcctatatcgaacatttgtcgaagtcatttatgtgccgggaaaatataattccaagttggagagaatattacaaactgagggagggtaataggcccagtcagacccctgaatgggcaatgtgggttagtttatgggaatgccattgaaggtttgtaatattctccgaggctttcgaaatccaacagggcgcgtccccgggttgcggatagggggaaaagggagatttttcacatttgtactgtaatcagccaatgtggtattatctcctatggtgttgtagtgcgaatgaatgatctcattctatgggaattcgaaccttgtaatgtattgtttatcaacttcaattttctaagcttgataaggttttgaagacaaacatgagatgagagaattgcctaataggaaagtcacatcagcaaagcttttacatatgcaaatgctatccatggggtcatgtctagcatttaa contains:
- the LOC109414184 gene encoding alpha-soluble NSF attachment protein, which gives rise to MADNEQKALQLIAEAEKKLNSSKGFFGSLFGSGSNKVEEAVECYQRAANMFKMAKKWAQAGSAFCEAANLHAKAGSRHDAATNFVDASNCYKKTDPNEAVSCLLKAIDIYTDMGRFTMAAKHHQSIAEMYENEANDLQRAVQHYEQAADYFKGEESTSSANKCMLKVAQYAAQLEDYEKAIQIYEQVAGSCLDSSLLKYSAKEYFFRAALCHLSVDLLNAQHALEKYAQQYPAFQDSREYKLVKTLCEHLEEQNVDGFTEAVKDYDSISRLDQWYTTILLRIKKQANDNPDLR